The segment GCTGGGTTGCTGTCCTCTCCCAGGAGTATCCAACACTTGCTTTTCATGCCAGCCTCACAAACCCTTTTGGCAAAGGGGCTTTCATACAGCTTTTAAGGCAGTTTGGAAAGGTACAGAACaattttttgggtttgttttgttgtttgggggagggggggtgctTAGTGTGGAGTCTTCTGTTAGCGTTTGGGGTTCAGTACACTTTGCTATGGCTGTTCTGTCAATAAATGGCTCCATCAGTAAAGCTCACTTCTTtggagagaaaatggaaaatattcctTCAAATATGTTTGAAATGTTTGTCAAACTGAGGAGATCCAGAAAGACTGGGTTTGACCATCAGTCTCCGGCCTAGGTTTCTTGTAGAGAGAGTATCCCGTTGGCACTCCTAGGTCTCATTTGAATGTGTAGAATAAAGGAACATATTTCGCACCCGTTTGTCCTGCATGTATGCATATTCTAGTAAGGTATTCTCCTTTTAAGTGTCTTCATTTTTCCAAGAAAGGCATCTTCTGTTGCCTTTAGATTAGTTACTGTCTCTTCAGGCCACGACTGTGTTCTGTCCCCAGCTACTGTTTGTATTCACTTGGTTTCTCAACCTAAATGGCTTCTAGATAAGACATTCCCAAGTAATTTTAGAGCAACAATGAATGCAAGGGGTTCGCGGCTTCCTTTTGAAGcagcaaatacttttttcaaTGCTTGCAGTTCTTGGATGGCAAGTTGGTTGAACCCTTATACATTTCTCCCAATAGAAGAGAGCTGACCTCATTTTTTGATCTGGTACTTTGGAttcccctttgctttccagTACAGTGAGACCAGTAGCTGCTCAAATGTTCGGAACTGTAGTATTAATTCTGTCTTTCTCTGAGGTGTTAAAAAGATGTGTTGTTTCTTAACAGTTACACTCGGATAAGAAGCAGATCAGCGTGGGTTTCATTGGTTATCCGAACGTTGGCAAAAGCTCAGTGATCAACACATTACGGTCTAAGAAGGTCTGCAATGTAGCCCCTATTGCAGGTGAAACAAAGGTAGGACGAGATCCCTCCATTAAAGATCAATTCTGTAAGGGCATTGTCAAAGGCAAGAATTCATGGAAAATGGGCTCAATGACATTCTCAAGTCTAGCACTTGACCTGTACAGGCTATGTGACCCCGAGCCCGAGGAGAGCTGGCCGACAGGCATTGCTCTGAAGCACCGCTACCGGAAGCATTCCTGAGCTCCCCCTCTACCTGTAGTGTAGTGCCGTGACCTGAATGCTCAGCTGCCCTGACTCAGTGTCTGTGCTTTCCCAAATCAAATGATTTGGTATATTTGTGCTGTCAGGCTCTGTTAGTGCTGGTTTTCTAACTCTTCTTCAAGAATGTGACCGTCAACAAGAAGACAGAGTTACAGGAATCTTCTTTGCCAGCCAGTTCATTTTACTGCAAAATATCACTGAAGTTAAGGATCGTGGAAGAGGAAAACCACAGAATATTGGAGTTTGTCATGATGGTAGTTTTGTCACCTTGGTCCTGTGTGTTAGTAGTTTGATGCAAAACCTTATGGGTAGCATTGGCTGATACAGAAGGAGCAAGGTACGATATGTCTTGGATAGCTAGCAAAAATGCCAAGTTTGGTTCTGCTTCTGTGCATTAATACCTAGTTCCTAAGATGGCTCCTGGGTATTAGAACTGTGCGGttaaaaagcagagcaaagggCTGTCTGTGGAAGGAGGTAACATGGGGAACTCAATCCCTTTCAGGTGTGGCAATACATTACCTTGATGCGGCGGATTTTTCTCATCGACTGCCCAGGTGTGGTTTATCCATCTGGAGACACAGAAACAGACATTGTGCTGAAGGGAGTGGTATGTACCTGCACGAAATGCTGGGAAGTCTTTGCTGCTGTTAGCGTGGTGGGTTCAAAGAAATGAATGCACACTTTCCAAAGGGTTGATACTCTGCTATTTGTTTTCAGGTTCAAGTTGAAAAGATTAAGAGCCCTGAAGATCATATTAGTGCCGTGCTGGAAAGAGCCAAACCAGAGTACATCAGAAAGACGTACAAAATTGATTCCTGGAATGATACGGAAGAATTCCTTGAGAAACTTGCTTCTAGGACTGGAAAACTGCTAAAGGTGTGACAACTTTCTGCATTTGCGGGCTGGAAGAGCGTGTGGCCTGTTACTGAACACGGGAAATAGgaacatttctgttgtttacAGGAAATAGAGAGGTGGTATGTCCTACGAACATGGACATAAATTCTTACTGGGTTCTTTCAGGGTGGTGAGCCTGATGTGCAAACTGTGAGCAAGATGGTTCTCAATGActggcagaggggcagaattcCATTCTTTGTGAAGCCACCAAACGCAGAAACAGCTCCTCAGGTAAGAATGTGATGCTCGTGCCTCCTCTTCTCACATGTTATCCGGCTCCCCTAACAGTATTCACTGTTGTTCTTCCCAGAGTGCACGTCTTGGGCTCTGCCCAAGTTTGGTGATTCAGGTGATGCTCACTTGAATTTGGTGAGGACCAGGTCGCAGTGCTCTTCACAGAGATGTCTCAGCCATTTTGCATTCAGCTGGCTACCAGAAATGTCAGTGATTATCACATTATTAGCCTGTCATCTTAGGCTTTTGCTGAAGAGATACAATGGAAATTGCTCTCAGAGGTGACGGGACAGACTTTGTAGATAATATATCCATTATGCTCTTTCTTGTAGCCTCCTGCATTGGAAGCAGCTATGACATCGAGCCAAGATAATAACGAGGAGAAAACCTCTGAGTTGGTAGCATCAAGTGTGGGGCCAGCAGAAGAGAGTAATAGAGACACTGAAATTAAGCAACTCATGTCACATGTTCGGCAGAACTTTGGGAGGATTAATGTGGCACCTCAGTTCTCAGAAGAAGACCTGGTTCCTGTAGATGTGCCAGGCTTTGATGAAACGGACAGCGATTCTTCTgaaaaggaagagcaggaggaggagaaagaggaaaacgAGCAACAGCAAGATGCAGTCGAGGAGGAATCTCAGTTGGCTGTGCCAGGTGCCAGGGAGAGCTCTAAGACAGTTCTTAAGGCTTTGGAGGAGAAGattgcaaaatacaaaaaatttcTGGATAAAGCCAAAGCCAAGAGATTCTCAGCAATAAGGTACGTGAATCTATTCAGTGACgcaaatatttttgcaggggaggaaaagggtTAATGTAGTTCTGTAGTTTCGCTCCCTTCATGCATTGCTTGACTGGTTCCTCTGTGTTGCCACACGCAGGTTGCCACAGCTTATCTAGTTTAGCTGTAAATTTGTGAACTTTGGCTAAACAGCAGTTTGGTTTTGGAAGATTATTCCAAGAAGTCCCATTTACCAGCCTAACTAAAAATGTTCTCACTTTTGGAAAGCTGCCTTTTAAGCTATGGATTAGAAGTCTGTTGGTATTTTGGGTAGCAATATTACATCTCTCCTTGATGTCAGGTGCTTCCTTGAGCAATACCAAGGCTAATGTCCTACCTGGATCCGCCGGCAGGGTCTCCATGCATGTACAAGAGTATCCTAGCTCATACAGCAGGCCAAGTTTTAGCAAAGCTCCATCCACCAGCTTTGTGAGGACTAAAATTTCAAGGctaagtgttttattttgtcccTTTCTGCAGCGCACGAGCCCAACAACTCCAGAGACAAGATTATTGTATGGTTTTTAGGCCAaagagcagctttgctgctgacAGACTACTGGGATCTACTGGAAACCGATCACTTGTCGGACACGGTTACGTTTTGTGTTACGACATTCTTTTATTGCTTGTTTTATCTTTTGTAGAATCCCTAAGCAGCTGAGTGAAAAGGTGTTTGCAAAATCCGTGCAGAAGTCTGAAGAACCCAAAGAAACTGAAGACACAGGTAAAACAAGATCAGCAGATGTTCTTAATCTATATTTGGAAATGCCGTAAgcaagagaagagagggagTTAGGGGGAGAAGCGTTCATGAGCTCTTGATTGCAAGTTCTTTTTCCCCTaaagctatttaaatatttctgtaactaACCTAAGGGCGGGCTGATGACCTTGCTGTAGCCTTTCTGTAGAACGCCTGTTGGTATAAGAAGACGTGTCCCTCTGCTAGTGAATGAGGGTAAAGTGAAGGCAAATGTTGTATTTCCAAGAGAACGGTGCTATGGGCAGATTGCAGCCCGAGCAGCTTCTGTTCCACATGGTGTAATATTACACAGAAGGGAGTGGAAGGGTTTTACGACAT is part of the Phalacrocorax carbo chromosome 22, bPhaCar2.1, whole genome shotgun sequence genome and harbors:
- the GNL2 gene encoding nucleolar GTP-binding protein 2, which codes for MVKPRYKGRSTINPSRASTNPDRVGGAGGNNMRDRATIRRLNMYRQKERRNKHGKVIKPLQYQSTVAPGTVARVEPNIKWFGNTRVIKQSSLQTFQEEMETVMKDPYRVIMKQRKLPMSLFYDRVKPHTSRVHILDTETFETTFGPKSQRKRPNLSASDVQSLVENAEASSGSYDQGKDRDLVTEDSGVRDEAQEEIFKKGQSRRIWGELYKVIDSSDVVVQVLDARDPMGTRSPHVESYLKKEKHWKHLIFVLNKCDLVPTWATKRWVAVLSQEYPTLAFHASLTNPFGKGAFIQLLRQFGKLHSDKKQISVGFIGYPNVGKSSVINTLRSKKVCNVAPIAGETKVWQYITLMRRIFLIDCPGVVYPSGDTETDIVLKGVVQVEKIKSPEDHISAVLERAKPEYIRKTYKIDSWNDTEEFLEKLASRTGKLLKGGEPDVQTVSKMVLNDWQRGRIPFFVKPPNAETAPQPPALEAAMTSSQDNNEEKTSELVASSVGPAEESNRDTEIKQLMSHVRQNFGRINVAPQFSEEDLVPVDVPGFDETDSDSSEKEEQEEEKEENEQQQDAVEEESQLAVPGARESSKTVLKALEEKIAKYKKFLDKAKAKRFSAIRIPKQLSEKVFAKSVQKSEEPKETEDTGSPEKKRKRKAEEEDDDDDDHLGKQPSKKLTSKERRRAERQQRSKKVGVRYYETHNVKNKNKNKRKTGLEGQRSKHKKYKHKQ